In Siniperca chuatsi isolate FFG_IHB_CAS linkage group LG24, ASM2008510v1, whole genome shotgun sequence, the DNA window TCTTATAATTAACACTACCAGACCAGAGAAGGGGGTATGCCAGTGTCTGAGctaatacagtatttacagcgGAGAGGGCGATCTGTACAAGCTGGTAAGCGAGGTGAGCGTGCTGGACAGGAAGGTAAGAGGAAATGAGGAGCTTCACATCAAAACATGGTGATTTAGTCTGAGTGACAAACTACAGAGCCTCCAGTCTGCTTCTCCCTTTCATTCTTTTGCCATCATCCATTTAATCTCTTCTCACATGTAGTCCTCTCCTTTCAGCCATTTTCTTCACTCCTCTATTGGAGCATGTCCACAAAAGCGTCAAACTCGTCCATGTTTTTCTCATAAACGGCCAGTTTCTCTGGCAGTGAGTCCTgcagacagaaaatacaaatcCCTGTTACTAATGTTCATTCAGTTTTAGTTTGCAGAActaaaaataagttaaaacaaaacaagaagcGTGTTACCAGGTCATCGGCCATCGACTGGGAGCTGATGTGTAGTGAGAGGCTGGCCAGCTGAGGAGGGTTTTGAAACTCTCTGTAGAAAGTGCCCAGATCCATCGGCAGCAAGTCATCTTTAGAGAAGGCTGGACGctacacacagaggcagagagacattgTTTAAATTTCACAATCAGACATTtgcataatttattattaattttaatgtaaaaaataaataaatccaaatgTGACTGCAGCAGAAAACTCATGGTGTAGATACAGGTTTCACTGTTCAATACACTGATATTTTTACTGAGTTTACTTTACTGAGAATGAAAACTATTTAAGTCTTTTTTTGAGGTTTTCGTATAacgtaaataaaataaaatacaaattaagtTTTTTCCAAGTAGGTCTTTATCTACATAAAActaaacttaaaggaatagttcgacattttgagGAATAGGCTTGTTTGCTtactctgaagctcactaattaacatctGATTatatagtccagcacataactccctgTTTATGCTTCGGCCACAGTAGTGAGCGGGCAGAAGAGAACAGAGCAATAGTTACGTACAAAGTCGACCATGACAAAGTCATCCTGCTGCCCCGATCCCTCTGAGCCCTGAGAATGGAGGCTGGCCTGCAGGGGTGATGGGCAAGGAGGAGAGTCTGGAGGCtgcacctgaacacacacacagaaaatatccCAACTGTAGAAAATTTGCATCCATTTAAATACAAGCCAAAGTATTCTGCTGTATGCGAAAAGGCATTCATTGTAAAAAATCTTAAGTTACCATGGGATCATTCTCCTCTGAGTCCAGGCCTCGAGGAGCAAATGCAGCAAATGGCAGGTCCAGACTGGCTGCTgttatctacacacacacacacacacacacacacacacacacacacacggctgaATTCAGTGTACTCTTCAGCCATGCAAACATGAGTGGCTAACAAAAATCCAAACCCAGCTCAAAAGGTCTCTTCGAGAGACAATTCTGATAATTGTGAGTTgtaattttgtgaaataaacaacTAAGTTCATGTGTTTCAAATCTTTAAGTCACAGAATAAACAGGCCTACGTGTGTGTGAGTCATAACTGATTTACCTGTGTGCTGGGTTTATTGACGAAGGCTCCGATTTTCCTCGTGAATGCATTGAGAGACTCCACAGGGTCAGAGGGAGAAACACTCCTCCTGCCTTCATCCCTCCTTCCGTCTCCACTCTGCGACAGGCCGTCGTCGTCACCGCTGGGAAGAGAGATGAGACAACGTTACAGGAAGTCTCAAATTTAGACCTGAAGACTCTTTTCAGGACCTGGGGACATTTTGCATTAAGACAAAATCATGgggcaaccccccccccccagataTCTCAGCACCATACCAAGATACTGTTTAACAGTATGGCCAGTATCCAACAGTCCAATATCTGCTATGTGTATTTCCCTCATGCCAGTTAGGATTTACAACACAAAGCCAGctggaataaaaacaacttaaaattaAGCTGAAGTGATGTCAGGAGAGAATTACCTGCTGCCAGGTGTGTTGGGGGCGTGATCTACTGTCAGATGGGCATCAGCCCCATGAGGAGGGTGGGCAGGAACCAACACAACCCCGCCCTccttcccagcatgcaacacCTATGGAGGAAGAACAGAGCAGAGTTATAGCAGATTGACTAGAAATCTACACAGAAAATtctgggaaacaaacaaactgctcTCTGAAggatatttcattttttaagtttGATCTTATTGAGAAACAGCTCTTTTTATGGTATACAGTGGCTCCACGCCTAATAGAATGTATTATGTACTATGTATGTTTTTATCCCAACCAATACTGGATTGTgcctaaaaaacacattatgttCTAGGACATGAAAAATAagcttgtcagtgctctctgttggacaaactatgtaatggtcaGTTTGATTATGACAATATTAATTTGTCAGCCATCAGATTTGCCACATCATTCATATAAAAGGTGTCTATCCCTTAAATATCTCTGGTTATATTAGGACAATGtaggcaatgttgcaaatcaataaGCAGGAGTGCTTCATGGCAATATGAGATTTGTGTTTCATTCTTCAACAATGTGATAAAGTACCCTGATTTGTTActtgttatttaatttgttaGATTAGCTAAAAATAGACATCCATGCCAACTTATTTTAACTACTAAAAGTTGTTATTTAAAGGGCGTATATCATATATTGGTGTTCAGTCAATAATATCGGCCACGCTGATGTATTGGTCAGGTCATTATGGAAGTGACGTGAATTGATTGGTGACTGACTGGTGCTTCACCTGGTTTGGATTGGCAGCAGGGTGACACAGCTCAGCAGCTCCTCCTAGAGGTGGAGGCTGGTATGATAACCTGGAAGCATACagctagacagacagacagacagacagggaataTTTGGTTTCAGGTTTAACTTTGGAGTTTACTACTGTGGAGATGATAAAACTTTATGATGAAACAGGTCTAGTGAGCGTTTGCTGCAAACAGGAGCTACAGTGCATAAAGCCCTGCGCTGAAATATGTGATGGaactttaaacacacaaaaagggatgatggttaaaaaaaaaaaaaaaaaaaagtttctgatgCAACCCTGACACATCAAGGAGCAACACACCCCCCAAAACAAATGAGAAATCTGAGTGATCAGTAGTGTTCAGTGCAGTTTCAAGGTGtatcacacagtcacactctcACAGTGGCCAGTAAAGACTCACAGTGTGAGTGACAAGTCCAGGAGCCAATGGAAGCTGCAGATTGTCCAGAGGGAGGGGCTTAGACAGTTTAGAGGGCGAGGGActcagtgtacacacacactgagataatgcagacaca includes these proteins:
- the atg13 gene encoding autophagy-related protein 13 isoform X1; protein product: MDSGLSPQDKKDLDKFIKFFALKTVQVIVQARLGEKICNRSSSSPTGSDWFNLAIKDIPEVTHEAKKALAGQLPGIGRSMCVEISLKTSEGDSMELETWCVEMNEKRCDKDIKVSYTVYNRLSVLLKSLLAITRVTPAYKLSRKQGHDYVILYRIYFGEVQLGGLGEGFQTVRVGVVGTPVGTVTLSCAYRTNLAFMSNRQFERSAPIMGIIVDHFVDPPCSSQRPANMGQPCNYRAPDEEDGGPFAGVQDSQEVCTTSFSTSPPSQCVCTLSPSPSKLSKPLPLDNLQLPLAPGLVTHTLYASRLSYQPPPLGGAAELCHPAANPNQVLHAGKEGGVVLVPAHPPHGADAHLTVDHAPNTPGSSGDDDGLSQSGDGRRDEGRRSVSPSDPVESLNAFTRKIGAFVNKPSTQITAASLDLPFAAFAPRGLDSEENDPMVQPPDSPPCPSPLQASLHSQGSEGSGQQDDFVMVDFRPAFSKDDLLPMDLGTFYREFQNPPQLASLSLHISSQSMADDLDSLPEKLAVYEKNMDEFDAFVDMLQ
- the atg13 gene encoding autophagy-related protein 13 isoform X2, translated to MDSGLSPQDKKDLDKFIKFFALKTVQVIVQARLGEKICNRSSSSPTGSDWFNLAIKDIPEVTHEAKKALAGQLPGIGRSMCVEISLKTSEGDSMELETWCVEMNEKCDKDIKVSYTVYNRLSVLLKSLLAITRVTPAYKLSRKQGHDYVILYRIYFGEVQLGGLGEGFQTVRVGVVGTPVGTVTLSCAYRTNLAFMSNRQFERSAPIMGIIVDHFVDPPCSSQRPANMGQPCNYRAPDEEDGGPFAGVQDSQEVCTTSFSTSPPSQCVCTLSPSPSKLSKPLPLDNLQLPLAPGLVTHTLYASRLSYQPPPLGGAAELCHPAANPNQVLHAGKEGGVVLVPAHPPHGADAHLTVDHAPNTPGSSGDDDGLSQSGDGRRDEGRRSVSPSDPVESLNAFTRKIGAFVNKPSTQITAASLDLPFAAFAPRGLDSEENDPMVQPPDSPPCPSPLQASLHSQGSEGSGQQDDFVMVDFRPAFSKDDLLPMDLGTFYREFQNPPQLASLSLHISSQSMADDLDSLPEKLAVYEKNMDEFDAFVDMLQ